The DNA window GCAGGTTATGGTTTCTGTTAACCATGTTAACATCCACCTTTGGAAGTTATCATCTCCTTGATGCTTAAACTCCGTGGGTACAACCCAATACCCTCTATCCCGTCAAATGCTTCAGGGACTGCCTTTCTTATTGTGTTGTAGGATGCATTCAGATCCGCATGTATTAATGTTCCATTTGCAGACTGGAATACACCTCTCTCTATTCTCTTTCCCATGTACGTGTCGTGTTGTTCTATGCTTTCGTTATCAAGAAACGAACATATGCTTGTATAGCTCTCCTCCTGTATCATGACATTGATCCCT is part of the Thermoplasma sp. Kam2015 genome and encodes:
- a CDS encoding IS200/IS605 family accessory protein TnpB-related protein is translated as SGSIVEYALSRKIDTIVIGHNDGWKQSVDIGKKNNQNFVQIPFNMLIQQIKYKAEEKGINVMIQEESYTSICSFLDNESIEQHDTYMGKRIERGVFQSANGTLIHADLNASYNTIRKAVPEAFDGIEGIGLYPRSLSIKEMITSKGGC